One Malus sylvestris chromosome 14, drMalSylv7.2, whole genome shotgun sequence DNA segment encodes these proteins:
- the LOC126599522 gene encoding protein argonaute 1-like → MVRKRRTELPSGESSESHEPAGGSGRGSQRAPERTPPQQQGGGNYQGGRGPAPQGGRGVYGGGRGGRGVPQQQQYGGPQEYQQQQYGGPQEYQGRGRGGPTQQGGRGGYGGGRGDIGRGGPPSPGGPARPQFPELHQATPVPYQEATPQVPYQGVTSPPVYGGSSSSSQPPEPSEVAEQLADLAVRQESAPSQAIQPVAPSSKSVRFPLRPGKGSTGRRCTVKANHFFAELPDKDLHQYDVTITPEVTSRGVNRAVMEQLVKQYRESHLGKRLPAYDGRKSLYTAGPLPFLSKEFKITLIDDDDGSGGQRREREFRVVIKFAARADLHHLGLFLQGRQADAPQEALQVLDIVLRELPTSRYCPVGRSFYSPDLGRRQSLGDGLESWRGFYQSIRPTQMGLSLNIDMSSTAFIEPLPVIEFVTQLLNRDVTHRPLSDSDRVKIKKALRGVKVEVTHRGNMRRKYRISGLTSQATRELTFPVDERRTMKSVVEYFYETYGFVIQHTQWPCLQVGNQQRPNYLPMEVCKIVEGQRYSKRLNEKQITALLKVTCQRPHDREQDIIRTVRHNAYHNDPYAKEFGIKISENLAQVEARILPAPWLKYHDTGREKDCLPQVGQWNMMNKKMVNGGRVNNWICINFSRNVQDNVARSFCNELAQMCYISGMAFNPESVLPPTSARPDQAEKALKTRYHDAMTKLRPQNKELDLLVVILPDNNGNLYGDLKRICETDLGLVSQCCLTKHVFRMSKQYLANVALKINVKVGGRNTVLVDALSRRIPLVSDRPTIIFGADVTHPHPGEDSSPSIAAVVASQDWPEITKYAGLVCAQAHRQELIQDLFKTWQDPQRGTVTGGMIKELLISFRRATGQKPQRIIFYRDGVSEGQFYQVLLYELDAIRKACASLEPNYQPPVTFVVVQKRHHTRLFANNHNDRNAVDRSGNILPGTVVDSKICHPTEFDFYLCSHAGIQGTSRPAHYHVLWDENKFTADELQSLTNNLCYTYARCTRSVSIVPPAYYAHLAAFRARFYLEPETSDSGSMTSGAPGRGGMGPRGTRAPGPNAAVRPLPALKENVKRVMFYC, encoded by the exons ATGGTGAGGAAGAGGAGAACTGAACTCCCTAGTGGGGAAAGCTCTGAGTCTCATGAACCTGCTGGGGGTAGTGGTCGTGGTTCCCAGCGTGCTCCTGAAAGGACTCCACCACAACAACAGGGTGGAGGAAACTACCAAGGTGGTCGTGGACCGGCCCCCCAGGGAGGTCGTGGAGTCTATGGAGGGGGTCGTGGTGGCCGTGGAGTGCCACAACAGCAGCAATATGGCGGGCCCCAAGAATACCAACAACAGCAGTATGGTGGGCCACAGGAATATCAAGGTAGAGGCAGGGGAGGACCGACTCAGCAAGGAGGTCGTGGAGGTTATGGAGGTGGCCGTGGTGACATTGGCCGTGGAGGACCACCTTCTCCTGGTGGTCCAGCCAGACCTCAATTCCCCGAGCTGCACCAAGCAACCCCAGTTCCTTACCAAGAGGCCACCCCCCAAGTTCCTTATCAAGGGGTCACCTCTCCGCCTGTATATGGTGGAAGTTCATCGTCATCCCAGCCACCTGAGCCTTCAGAAGTGGCGGAGCAGCTTGCTGACCTTGCTGTCCGGCAAGAGAGTGCACCTAGCCAGGCTATTCAACCTGTGGCGCCCTCAAGTAAGTCAGTCAGGTTCCCTCTTCGCCCAGGGAAGGGTAGCACTGGCAGAAGGTGTACAGTCAAGGCAAACCATTTCTTTGCAGAATTACCTGACAAAGACCTCCACCAGTATGAC GTTACTATTACACCAGAGGTCACATCAAGGGGTGTGAATCGTGCTGTGATGGAGCAGCTGGTGAAACAGTACAGGGAATCCCATCTTGGAAAACGTCTACCAGCTTATGATGGACGAAAGAGCCTGTATACTGCCGgcccacttcctttcctttcaaAGGAGTTTAAAATCACTCttattgatgatgatgatggatcAGGTGGACAAAG GAGAGAGAGGGAATTTAGGGTTGTCATAAAATTTGCAGCACGCGCTGACCTACACCATTTAGGTCTCTTTTTGCAAGGGAGGCAAGCTGATGCACCTCAAGAGGCACTTCAGGTTTTGGACATTGTTCTGCGCGAATTGCCTACTTCTAG GTACTGTCCTGTGGGCCGTTCATTTTATTCCCCTGATTTGGGTAGAAGACAGTCACTTGGTGATGGTTTGGAAAGTTGGCGTGGTTTTTATCAGAGTATTCGTCCAACTCAGATGGGGCTGTCTCTGAATATTG ACATGTCCTCTACTGCTTTTATTGAGCCATTGCCAGTTATTGAGTTCGTAACACAGCTACTGAATCGGGATGTTACACATAGGCCACTTTCTGATTCTGATCGTGTAAAG ATTAAAAAGGCTCTTCGCGGAGTCAAGGTTGAGGTCACACACCGAGGAAATATGCGCAGAAAGTACCGTATTTCTGGTTTAACGTCGCAGGCAACAAGGGAACTGAC TTTCCCTGTTGATGAAAGAAGAACTATGAAATCTGTTGTTGAGTACTTCTATGAAACTTATGGTTTCGTCATTCAGCATACACAATGGCCTTGCCTTCAAGTTGGAAATCAACAGCGGCCAAATTATTTGCCCATGGAG GTTTGTAAAATTGTCGAAGGTCAAAGGTATTCCAAGAGATTGAACGAGAAACAGATTACTGCTTTGCTTAAGGTCACCTGTCAGCGCCCTCATGACAGGGAGCAAGATATTATTCGG ACGGTTCGTCACAATGCTTACCACAACGATCCTTATGCCAAGGAGTTTGGAATCAAAATTAGCGAGAATCTGGCTCAGGTTGAAGCTCGTATTCTTCCTGCACCCTGG CTAAAATATCATGATACTGGAAGGGAAAAGGATTGCCTGCCCCAAGTTGGTCAGTGGAATATGATGAATAAG AAAATGGTCAATGGAGGAAGAGTAAACAATTGGATTTGCATTAACTTTTCACGAAATGTTCAAGACAATGTGGCCCGTTCCTTCTGTAATGAACTTGCTCAAATGTGTTACATTTCTGGCATG GCGTTTAATCCAGAATCGGTACTTCCACCAACCAGTGCTCGACCTGATCAGGCAGAGAAGGCCTTAAAAACTAGGTACCATGATGCAATGACCAAACTCCGGCCCCAGAACAAGGAGCTTGACCTGCTTGTCGTTATTTTACCAGATAATAATGGCAATCTTTATG GTGACTTGAAACGAATTTGTGAGACGGATCTTGGCCTGGTATCCCAGTGCTGTTTGACGAAACATGTTTTCAGAATGAGTAAACAATACTTGGCAAATGTTGCTTTGAAGATAAATGTGAAGGTTGGCGGAAGGAACACAGTGCTTGTTGATGCACTGTCAAGACGTATTCCTTTAGTCAGTGACCGTCCTACTATAATTTTTGGTGCTGATGTTACCCATCCTCATCCTGGGGAGGATTCAAGCCCCTCAATTGCAGCT GTTGTGGCCTCACAAGACTGGCCAGAAATCACCAAGTACGCTGGCTTGGTCTGTGCGCAAGCTCATCGCCAGGAGCTTATCCAAGACCTCTTCAAAACTTGGCAGGATCCTCAGAGGGGCACTGTAACTGGTGGAATGATTAA GGAACTGCTAATTTCGTTCCGTAGAGCAACAGGACAGAAGCCACAGCGCATCATATTTTACAG GGACGGTGTCAGCGAGGGGCAGTTCTACCAAGTTCTACTATACGAGCTTGATGCGATTCGTAAG gcTTGTGCTTCCTTGGAGCCAAACTATCAGCCACCTGTGACTTTTGTTGTGGTTCAGAAACGTCACCACACAAGGCTGTTTGCCAACAATCATAATGACCGTAATGCAGTTGACAGGAGTGGAAATATCTTACCTG GCACGGTTGTGGACTCCAAAATCTGTCATCCAACAGAGTTTGACTTCTACCTCTGCAGCCATGCTGGAATTCAG GGTACAAGCCGTCCGGCTCATTACCACGTGCTGTGGGATGAAAACAAGTTTACAGCTGATGAACTGCAGTCACTCACAAACAATCTTTGCTATAC GTACGCAAGATGCACGCGTTCGGTTTCCATTG TTCCTCCGGCGTACTACGCCCATCTGGCTGCATTCCGAGCTCGGTTTTACTTGGAACCAGAGACATCAGACAGCGGATCAATGACCAGTGGTGCTCCTGGACGCGGGGGCATGGGTCCGCGGGGCACAAGAGCACCAGGTCCAAATGCTGCAGTGAGGCCCTTGCCTGCGCTCAAAGAGAATGTCAAAAGGGTTATGTTCTACTGTTAG
- the LOC126598550 gene encoding sucrose synthase 6-like, translating to MASTSPPSNRSDTIAETMPEALRENRFHMKKCFASFGTGKRLMKPQHIMEELEKSIEDRHERSKVLEGLLGYILSRTQEAAVVPPYVAFAVRPNPGFSEFVKVNADDLTVDGISATEYLKFKEMIFDESWANDENALELDFGAIDFSTPRMTLPSSIGNGLNFVLKSISSRLSTHASCSDYAKSLLDYLLRLNYHGENLMINESLDTVAKLQTALIQAEVLVSTLPKTTPFPSFEQRLKVLGFEKGWGDTAERVGETMRLLSEVFQAPDSVMLESLFSRLPNTFNIVIFSPHGYFGQSDVLGLPDTGGQVVYILDQVRALEEELLLRIKQQGLAVKPQILVVTRLIPDARGTKCNQELEAIIDTKHSHILRVPFRTDKGVLRQWVSRFDIYPYLETFAQDATSKILQHMECKPDLIIGNYSDGNLVASLIASKLGITQGTIAHALEKTKYEDSDAKWKEFDPKYHFSCQFTADIISMNCADFVITSTFQEIAGGKDRPGQYESHTAFTMPGLYRVVSGIDVFDPKFNIAAPGADQSVYFPYSEKQRRFTKFQPAIEELLYTKEENDEHIGFLADKKKPIIFSMARLDTVKNLTGLVEWFGKNKRLRNSVNLVIVGGFFDPSKSKDREEIAEIKKLHALVQAYQLSGQFRWIAAQTDRYRNGELYRCIADTKGAFVQPALYEAFGLTVIEAMNCGLPTFATNQGGPAEIIVDGVSGFHIDPNNGDESSNKIADFFEKCKTDGEYWKKMSAAGLQRINECYTWKIYANKMLNMGSTYGFWRQLRDDQKLAKETYIHMFYNLLFRKLAKNVAVPSVGYEKPAPRAVTAAVDQPTTAAASKPPQPPAAPTSAVPQLTPRVRDEGRELSQPRSRSRARCLWNCCCVILGFLIILYYKIRNMYN from the exons ATGGCTTCCACCTCACCGCCTTCAAACAGATCTGATACGATTGCAGAAACCATGCCAGAAGCACTCAGAGAGAACCGCTTTCATATGAAGAAATGTTTtgccag TTTTGGAACGGGGAAAAGGCTAATGAAGCCGCAGCATATAATGGAGGAGCTGGAAAAATCGATAGAAGATAGGCATGAAAGAAGCAAGGTCTTGGAGGGTTTACTTGGTTACATCCTCAGTCGCACTCAGGAGGCAGCTGTTGTTCCACCCTATGTTGCTTTTGCAGTGAGACCGAATCCCGGTTTCTCAGAATTTGTTAAGGTGAACGCAGATGATCTAACAGTGGATGGCATTTCTGCTACCGAATACTTGAAGTTCAAGGAAATGATCTTTGACGAGAGCTG GGCGAACGATGAAAATGCCTTGGAATTAGATTTTGGTGCCATCGACTTCTCTACTCCTCGAATGACGCTTCCTTCTTCAATCGGAAATGGACTTAACTTCGTCTTAAAGTCAATCTCATCAAGGCTCAGTACTCATGCCAGCTGCTCCGATTATGCTAAATCCCTTCTTGACTACTTATTACGGCTTAATTATCACGGAGAG aATCTTATGATCAATGAAAGTCTAGATACCGTTGCAAAACTTCAAACTGCATTGATCCAAGCAGAAGTACTCGTCTCCACACTTCCAAAAACCACACCATTTCCGAGTTTTGAGCAAAG GTTAAAAGTGTTGGGTTTTGAGAAAGGATGGGGAGATACAGCAGAAAGAGTTGGAGAGACAATGAGGCTGCTGTCAGAAGTATTCCAAGCGCCAGACTCGGTGATGTTGGAGTCGTTGTTTAGCAGACTTCCCAACACATTCAACATCGTTATCTTCTCTCCTCACGGCTACTTTGGCCAGTCGGATGTCCTTGGATTGCCCGACACGGGTGGACAGGTGGTTTATATTCTTGATCAAGTGAGAGCTTTGGAGGAAGAGTTGCTCCTCAGAATTAAACAACAAGGCCTTGCTGTGAAGCCTCAGATTCTTGTG GTGACACGACTGATACCAGACGCTCGAGGAACAAAGTGCAACCAGGAGTTGGAAGCTATCATCGACACTAAGCACTCCCACATCCTTAGGGTTCCATTCAGGACAGACAAAGGCGTTCTCCGCCAATGGGTTTCTCGTTTCGATATCTACCCTTATCTCGAGACATTTGCACAG GATGCAACTTCAAAGATCTTACAACACATGGAATGCAAACCGGACCTCATAATTGGGAACTACAGTGATGGAAACTTGGTGGCCTCTTTGATTGCTTCTAAACTTGGAATCACTCAG GGAACGATTGCGCATGCGCTAGAAAAGACCAAGTACGAAGATTCTGATGCCAAATGGAAGGAATTTGATCCTAAATACCACTTCTCTTGTCAGTTCACAGCTGACATAATCTCTATGAATTGTGCTGATTTTGTCATAACAAGCACATTTCAAGAAATTGCCGGAGG CAAGGACCGACCTGGACAGTACGAAAGCCATACAGCATTTACAATGCCAGGACTCTATCGAGTTGTGTCAGGCATTGATGTGTTTGATCCAAAGTTCAACATTGCTGCCCCTGGAGCTGACCAATCCGTCTACTTTCCCTACTCCGAGAAACAAAGACGATTTACCAAGTTTCAACCTGCCATCGAAGAACTCCTCTACACGAAAGAGGAAAACGATGAGCACAT AGGATTTTTGGCAGACAAGAAGAAACCTATCATATTCTCAATGGCAAGGCTGGACACAGTGAAGAACCTCACAGGACTCGTTGAGTGGTTCGGAAAGAACAAGAGGCTGAGGAATTCTGTCAATCTTGTAATTGTCGGGGGATTCTTCGATCCATCTAAATCCAAAGACAGGGAAGAAATTGCTGAAATCAAGAAACTTCATGCCTTGGTGCAAGCATATCAACTTAGCGGTCAGTTCAGATGGATAGCGGCTCAGACTGATAGATACCGAAATGGGGAGCTGTATCGGTGCATTGCAGACACAAAGGGAGCTTTCGTGCAGCCTGCGCTGTACGAAGCTTTCGGTCTCACAGTCATTGAGGCCATGAACTGTGGGTTGCCTACATTTGCAACCAACCAAGGCGGCCCTGCGGAAATCATTGTGGATGGCGTCTCAGGGTTCCATATTGATCCCAATAATGGTGATGAATCCAGCAACAAGATTGCTGACTTCTTTGAGAAATGCAAGACAGATGGCGAATACTGGAAGAAGATGTCAGCTGCCGGACTGCAGCGTATAAACGAATG CTATACATGGAAgatatatgcaaacaaaatgCTGAACATGGGATCAACTTATGGATTTTGGAGGCAGTTGAGAGATGACCAAAAGCTAGCCAAGGAAACCTACATTCATATGTTTTACAATCTCCTCTTTAGGAAATTG GCAAAGAATGTAGCTGTTCCAAGTGTTGGATACGAAAAACCGGCGCCAAGGGCTGTAACTGCAGCTGTCGACCAACCAACAACGGCGGCAGCATCCAAACCTCCGCAGCCGCCAGCAGCACCAACCTCAGCAGTCCCTCAGCTGACACCAAG GGTGAGGGATGAAGGTAGGGAGCTTAGTCAACCTCGAAGCCGCAGCAGAGCACGATGCCTATGGAATTGCTGCTGCGTCATCCTTggttttctcatcattctttatTACAAGATTCGGAATATGTACAATTAA